A window from Chlamydia gallinacea 08-1274/3 encodes these proteins:
- a CDS encoding CT620/CT621 family type III secretion system effector: MHTSPIQQQSCMRITEPAFTERRVSPAEVAADYAKINEVASQLKIMQDLLQEASHFGMSKELFTSFKRDVLTVGSELSVIQGMLTEKENVETRKRENKAFQKYLDNKLAPKALTTAEELNPLPDSIINKMPFQSAFAYILLDKYIPSQESALYALGRELNLAGYAQTLFSPLLEVIKTFNSSPIAYNLGSYIGQTSGTANFAYGYDMIKDRYEEERLQLRNDLQNATDAQELLQKIAQKIRDNNSLLESQKTQLLNVVQSYNDELDVCIEDMKNLMLNLNALVFIPGNSEYEASYTIMGSGFSIVALQNLEQLVVDGEINIDTGVAKGGLLNFFNTCLSDVQNYGDLAQTHQLMLELQMRAMQQEWSIVSGSLKLLHNIYRTLINGFT; encoded by the coding sequence ATGCATACCTCCCCTATACAACAACAATCATGTATGCGCATTACTGAACCTGCATTTACAGAACGTCGGGTATCTCCTGCTGAAGTTGCTGCTGATTATGCTAAGATTAATGAAGTCGCCTCGCAATTAAAAATCATGCAAGATTTGTTGCAAGAGGCAAGCCATTTTGGGATGAGTAAGGAGTTGTTTACTTCTTTCAAAAGGGATGTTTTAACTGTAGGTTCTGAGTTATCTGTGATTCAGGGAATGTTAACAGAGAAAGAGAATGTTGAGACTCGTAAACGGGAAAATAAAGCATTTCAGAAATATCTTGATAATAAGCTAGCACCTAAAGCATTAACAACGGCTGAAGAATTAAATCCTCTTCCTGATTCGATTATTAATAAGATGCCTTTTCAATCTGCATTCGCGTATATTTTGTTAGATAAGTATATTCCGTCACAAGAGAGTGCTTTATATGCTTTGGGTAGAGAGCTGAACCTTGCAGGATATGCTCAAACCCTTTTTAGTCCTCTTTTAGAGGTAATTAAAACATTCAATTCCTCTCCTATTGCCTACAATTTAGGTTCATATATTGGTCAGACGTCAGGAACAGCAAATTTTGCCTATGGTTATGACATGATCAAGGATCGTTATGAGGAAGAGAGATTGCAGTTACGTAATGATTTGCAAAACGCTACAGATGCTCAAGAACTTCTGCAGAAAATTGCTCAAAAAATTCGTGACAATAATAGTCTTCTAGAATCTCAAAAAACACAGCTTTTGAATGTTGTCCAAAGTTACAATGACGAATTAGATGTCTGTATAGAGGATATGAAAAATCTGATGTTAAATTTAAATGCTCTAGTTTTTATTCCTGGTAATAGTGAATATGAAGCTTCCTATACTATTATGGGTAGTGGGTTTTCTATTGTTGCTTTACAAAATTTAGAGCAGCTTGTTGTTGATGGGGAAATCAATATAGATACAGGAGTAGCCAAAGGAGGATTATTAAACTTTTTTAATACCTGTCTTTCTGATGTGCAAAATTATGGAGATTTAGCACAAACACATCAATTGATGTTAGAATTGCAAATGCGCGCTATGCAGCAAGAATGGAGTATTGTTTCGGGTTCTTTAAAGTTATTGCACAATATCTATCGGACGTTAATTAATGGATTCACTTAA
- a CDS encoding NAD(P)H-dependent glycerol-3-phosphate dehydrogenase — translation MKEKIAYLGMGIWGFCLASLLANKGYRVTGWARNPQLIEHLQVQKHHPLAPDVPIHPNLTFTTNMAEALEDASMIVEGVSSAGIRPVSEQLKTLTNLEVPFVITSKGIEQHTGLLLSEIVLEIFGDSAKEYLGYLSGPSIASEVLKNCPCSVVISAYNPETLKKIHKAFLTPKFRVYPNSDLRGVALGGALKNIIAIACGISDGFQFGDNAKSGLVTRGLHEIRKFATIMDCRPDTLNGLAGLGDLCATCFSKLSRNTKFGKLIALGLTLEQAKKEIGMVVEGAYTALSAHQLANHHNIDMPITTGVYRVLYENLDIKEAIAALLQRSTKEEYL, via the coding sequence ATGAAAGAAAAAATTGCCTATTTAGGTATGGGAATTTGGGGATTTTGCTTAGCTTCCCTACTAGCGAATAAAGGATACCGTGTTACGGGATGGGCTCGTAATCCTCAGTTAATTGAGCACTTACAAGTTCAAAAACATCATCCTTTAGCACCTGATGTCCCCATACATCCGAACCTGACCTTTACAACAAATATGGCAGAAGCACTAGAAGATGCTTCTATGATCGTAGAGGGTGTTTCCTCAGCAGGAATACGCCCTGTATCTGAACAACTCAAAACTCTTACAAACTTAGAAGTTCCTTTTGTCATTACTTCTAAAGGCATTGAGCAACACACAGGACTGCTCCTCAGCGAAATTGTTCTGGAGATCTTTGGGGACTCGGCTAAAGAGTATTTAGGCTATCTTAGTGGTCCCTCCATAGCCAGCGAAGTACTAAAAAATTGTCCTTGTTCTGTAGTCATTAGTGCCTATAACCCTGAAACTCTGAAAAAAATTCATAAGGCATTCTTAACCCCTAAATTCCGAGTATATCCTAACAGTGACCTCAGAGGCGTTGCCCTAGGAGGAGCCTTAAAAAACATCATTGCTATTGCTTGTGGGATTTCCGATGGATTCCAGTTTGGAGATAATGCAAAATCAGGATTAGTCACTCGAGGCCTCCATGAAATACGAAAGTTCGCAACCATCATGGATTGTCGTCCTGATACTCTAAATGGACTCGCGGGTCTAGGCGATCTCTGTGCTACATGTTTTTCTAAATTAAGTAGAAATACAAAATTTGGGAAATTAATTGCTCTAGGACTTACCCTCGAGCAAGCAAAAAAAGAAATCGGTATGGTTGTTGAAGGCGCCTACACAGCATTATCTGCACACCAACTTGCGAATCATCATAATATTGACATGCCAATAACTACAGGTGTTTACCGTGTTCTTTACGAAAACTTAGACATTAAGGAAGCAATCGCAGCTCTATTACAAAGAAGCACAAAAGAAGAATATTTATAA
- a CDS encoding outer membrane protein B, translating into MNSKLKKHLRLVSLTFLTLWGTFSSSSLYAMAAGNPAYPVIPGINPEYNNFCSFEICNGTNIFAALSGSLKIGFSGDYIFSESASVKNVPVVTSVTTTGTGPTPQVVSTLKDFNFDLMDSRVSSSCIFASFAIQDNSPAAIPLLDVSFDVKIGGLREYFRLPLNAYRDYTSSPLASESQVTDGLVELQTNYGFVWDLSVKKIIWKDGVSFIGIGADYRHAACPVNYIIVNSQANPEVYFEDSSGKLSYKEWSANIGLTTYISDYILPYVAVTVGNASRTAPKNSFERLEDQFTNLHFKVRKITNFHRVNFCCGITACVTDNFFYNIEGRWGCQRAINVMAGLHF; encoded by the coding sequence ATGAATAGTAAGCTGAAAAAGCATCTACGTCTAGTATCTCTGACTTTCTTAACTTTATGGGGAACTTTTTCATCCTCATCCCTTTATGCTATGGCAGCAGGGAATCCCGCCTATCCAGTTATTCCAGGAATTAATCCTGAATACAATAATTTTTGCTCATTTGAAATTTGTAATGGTACGAATATCTTTGCCGCACTTTCTGGAAGCTTGAAAATTGGATTTTCTGGGGATTATATCTTCTCTGAAAGTGCTAGTGTGAAAAATGTTCCTGTAGTGACTTCCGTAACAACTACGGGGACTGGTCCTACTCCCCAAGTGGTTTCTACACTAAAAGACTTTAACTTTGATCTCATGGATTCCAGAGTCAGCTCTAGCTGTATATTCGCTTCTTTTGCTATCCAAGATAACTCACCCGCTGCAATTCCTTTACTAGACGTCAGCTTTGATGTGAAAATTGGAGGGCTACGTGAATACTTTCGTCTTCCTTTAAACGCTTATCGGGATTATACTTCTTCTCCTTTAGCATCAGAATCTCAAGTTACCGATGGCTTGGTTGAGCTACAAACTAATTATGGTTTCGTTTGGGATCTAAGCGTGAAAAAAATTATTTGGAAAGACGGTGTTTCCTTCATTGGTATTGGTGCGGATTACCGCCACGCCGCCTGCCCAGTTAATTACATCATTGTAAACAGCCAGGCCAACCCTGAAGTCTATTTCGAAGACTCTAGTGGTAAACTCAGTTATAAAGAGTGGTCTGCAAATATTGGCCTTACCACCTATATTAGTGACTATATCCTTCCTTATGTTGCTGTAACTGTAGGCAATGCCTCACGCACTGCACCTAAAAATAGTTTCGAACGACTAGAAGATCAGTTTACAAATCTTCACTTTAAAGTGCGTAAAATCACGAATTTCCACAGGGTGAATTTTTGCTGTGGTATTACCGCATGCGTTACAGATAATTTCTTCTACAACATCGAAGGTCGCTGGGGTTGTCAGCGTGCCATTAACGTTATGGCTGGATTACATTTTTAA
- a CDS encoding FliI/YscN family ATPase produces MTNLDYEKNQLHYWQPYRTCGLLSKVSGNLLEAQGLSACLGELCQIHSQKYPNLLAEVIGFHNQTTLLMSLSPMHHIALGTEVIPLRRPPSLHLSDSLLGRVIDAFGHPVDNKGNLPKTRIQPLISSPPSPLSRKPVQEIFPTGIKAIDAFLTLGKGQRIGVFSEPGSGKSSLLSAIATGSQSTINVIALIGERGREVREYIEQHSVGLQQQRTIILISPAHETAPTKVIAGRAAMTIAEYFRDQGHDVLFIMDSLSRWIAALQEVALATGETLTAHHYAASVFYHVSEFIERAGNNDRGSITALYAILHYLDHPDIFTDYLKSLLDGHFFLTNQGKAFSSPPIDILSSLSRSAKKLALPHHYAAAEKLRALLKAYHEALDIIQLGAYVPGQDKNLDEAIKILPSIKNFLSQPLSSYCQLENTLKELEHLGNIESETH; encoded by the coding sequence ATGACAAACTTAGATTACGAAAAAAATCAACTCCATTATTGGCAACCCTATCGTACATGCGGACTTCTTTCTAAAGTATCTGGGAATCTTTTAGAGGCTCAAGGATTATCTGCTTGCCTGGGAGAACTCTGCCAAATCCACTCACAAAAATATCCCAACCTCCTAGCAGAAGTCATCGGTTTTCACAACCAAACTACCTTACTCATGTCCCTATCTCCTATGCACCATATTGCTTTAGGAACCGAGGTGATTCCGTTACGTCGCCCTCCTTCATTGCATCTTTCTGACAGTTTACTAGGTCGTGTTATAGATGCTTTTGGGCATCCGGTGGATAATAAAGGAAATCTTCCTAAAACACGTATTCAGCCATTAATCTCTTCTCCACCCTCTCCATTATCTCGTAAGCCTGTGCAAGAGATTTTCCCTACAGGAATTAAAGCAATTGATGCCTTTTTAACCCTAGGAAAGGGACAACGGATCGGTGTCTTCTCAGAACCTGGAAGCGGAAAATCTTCTTTATTGTCAGCAATCGCTACGGGATCACAATCTACAATTAATGTAATAGCCCTCATTGGAGAAAGAGGTAGAGAGGTCCGTGAATATATAGAACAGCATTCCGTGGGGTTGCAACAACAACGCACCATTATTCTTATTTCTCCCGCACATGAAACAGCTCCTACTAAAGTCATTGCAGGTCGCGCTGCTATGACCATAGCGGAATACTTCCGTGACCAAGGCCATGACGTGCTATTTATCATGGATTCTTTATCCAGATGGATAGCCGCTCTTCAAGAGGTTGCCTTAGCAACCGGAGAAACTCTAACAGCACACCACTATGCAGCTTCTGTCTTTTACCATGTATCAGAATTCATAGAACGTGCAGGAAATAATGATCGCGGTTCCATCACAGCATTATATGCAATTTTACACTACTTAGACCATCCAGATATTTTTACTGATTATTTAAAATCTCTACTGGACGGACATTTCTTCCTAACCAACCAAGGAAAAGCTTTTTCATCTCCACCCATTGATATTCTATCTAGTTTATCTCGATCTGCAAAAAAACTCGCTTTACCTCATCACTATGCCGCTGCCGAAAAACTCCGAGCTTTATTAAAAGCTTATCATGAAGCTTTGGACATTATTCAACTAGGAGCTTATGTCCCTGGACAAGATAAAAACTTAGATGAAGCAATTAAAATTCTTCCTAGTATAAAGAACTTCCTATCCCAGCCTTTATCAAGCTACTGCCAGTTAGAAAACACATTAAAAGAACTCGAGCATTTAGGGAACATTGAATCAGAAACTCATTAG
- a CDS encoding phosphoenolpyruvate carboxykinase (GTP), translating to MMGAWNKEIQHKELKTWIEEVSVLVTPKDIYLCDGSDEEYARLSAKMQEQGIFIPLNPEKHPNCFLVRSSPEDVARVEQFTFICTPKKEDAGPTNNWRDPQEMRKELHGLFRGCMQGRTLYIIPFCMGPLNSPFSLIGVEITDSPYVVCSMKIMTRMGAEVLKFLGTSRPFHKCLHSVGYPLSPGQKDVAWPCNPKNMRIVHFQDDSSVMSFGSGYGGNALLGKKCVALRLASYRARHQGWLAEHMLIIGVTNPEGRKKYFAASFPSACGKTNLAMLLPKLPGWKVECVGDDIAWIRPGNDGRLYAVNPESGFFGVAPGTSASTNPNALASCHANALFTNVALTPDQDVWWEGLTSQPPEGLIDWQGNPWTGEGPAAHPNSRFTAPVQQCPVLDPQWNNPEGVPLDAIIFGGRRSDTVPLVYEALSWQHGVTIGASMSSAITAAIVGEQGKLRHDPFAMLPFCGYNMAQYFDHWLSFAKNTQLQLPRIYGVNWFRKDKNGKFLWPGFSENLRVLEWIFRRTDGEDIGERTPIGYLPKEFALNLEGLNLPSQVVQDLLSVDVSGWLKEVVNVREYLKIFGSDLPQIITDELLRIENELNTRSH from the coding sequence ATGATGGGTGCGTGGAATAAAGAGATTCAGCATAAAGAGTTAAAAACATGGATAGAGGAAGTTTCTGTTTTAGTTACTCCAAAGGATATCTATTTATGTGATGGTTCAGATGAGGAATACGCGAGGTTAAGTGCTAAGATGCAGGAGCAGGGGATTTTTATTCCTTTGAATCCCGAAAAGCACCCGAATTGTTTCCTAGTGCGTTCTTCTCCTGAAGATGTTGCTCGTGTTGAACAATTTACCTTTATTTGTACTCCGAAGAAAGAGGACGCTGGTCCTACGAATAATTGGCGAGATCCGCAAGAGATGCGGAAAGAGTTACATGGACTTTTCCGTGGATGTATGCAGGGAAGGACGCTGTATATTATTCCTTTTTGTATGGGGCCTTTGAATTCCCCTTTTTCTCTTATTGGGGTGGAAATTACTGATTCCCCCTATGTCGTGTGTTCGATGAAGATCATGACGCGTATGGGGGCAGAAGTGCTGAAGTTTTTAGGAACGTCTCGTCCATTCCATAAGTGTTTACATAGTGTTGGGTATCCTCTATCTCCAGGTCAAAAAGACGTTGCCTGGCCGTGCAATCCTAAGAATATGCGGATTGTTCATTTCCAAGATGATAGTAGTGTGATGTCTTTTGGTAGTGGCTATGGAGGGAATGCTTTACTTGGGAAGAAGTGTGTGGCTTTACGTCTAGCTTCCTATAGAGCGCGTCACCAGGGATGGCTTGCGGAGCATATGTTGATCATTGGGGTTACAAATCCTGAGGGGAGAAAGAAGTATTTTGCTGCTTCATTCCCTAGTGCATGTGGTAAGACAAATTTAGCTATGTTATTGCCAAAGCTTCCAGGATGGAAAGTTGAGTGTGTGGGTGATGATATTGCATGGATACGTCCCGGCAATGATGGAAGGCTTTATGCTGTAAATCCTGAGAGTGGTTTTTTTGGTGTTGCTCCAGGAACATCGGCATCCACCAATCCCAATGCTTTAGCTTCTTGTCATGCGAATGCTTTATTTACAAATGTTGCGTTAACTCCGGATCAGGATGTTTGGTGGGAAGGATTAACTAGCCAACCTCCCGAGGGTCTTATCGATTGGCAAGGAAATCCTTGGACAGGAGAGGGGCCTGCAGCACATCCGAATTCGCGGTTCACAGCTCCTGTACAACAGTGTCCCGTTCTTGATCCTCAATGGAATAATCCGGAAGGGGTTCCTTTAGATGCGATTATTTTTGGTGGACGTCGTTCTGATACAGTTCCTTTAGTTTACGAAGCTTTAAGTTGGCAGCACGGTGTAACTATTGGAGCGAGTATGTCTTCAGCAATTACAGCAGCTATTGTTGGGGAACAAGGGAAATTACGGCATGATCCTTTTGCCATGCTGCCTTTCTGTGGTTACAACATGGCACAGTATTTTGATCATTGGCTATCGTTTGCTAAAAATACGCAATTACAATTACCACGTATTTATGGTGTGAATTGGTTCCGTAAAGATAAAAATGGTAAGTTCTTATGGCCTGGATTTAGTGAGAACCTCAGAGTTTTGGAATGGATCTTTCGTAGAACAGATGGAGAGGACATAGGCGAACGAACTCCTATTGGTTACCTACCTAAGGAATTTGCTTTGAATTTGGAAGGGTTAAATCTACCTTCGCAAGTTGTTCAGGATCTTCTTTCTGTAGATGTTTCTGGGTGGCTGAAAGAAGTTGTGAATGTTCGTGAGTATCTTAAGATTTTTGGATCAGATTTGCCTCAGATAATTACGGATGAATTACTGAGAATAGAAAATGAATTAAATACTCGAAGTCATTAG
- a CDS encoding UTP--glucose-1-phosphate uridylyltransferase, which translates to MTNSAIFPSIMEMSVLTEKLKSINQEHLLEFWSSLSSKQKQRLYNQIVSIDNNLFFKQRKLITSPRKKPKDFRPLTSFASSGEIPERTQVGTKLLKEKKVACVVLAGGQGSRLKYDGPKGLFPVSPIKKKPLFQLVAEKVRAASKLANQPLPLAFMTSPLNNRLTLSYFESNNYFHLDPAQVDFFCQPLWPLLSLSGDLFLEDKDTLSLGPNGNGCLATLLYTSGLWKKWKSAGIEMVSVIPIDNPLALPFDVELCGFHAIENNEVSIKAALRQTAIEDVGILIESHDSGKTSVIEYSEIPQHERFATNPDGTLKYGLANIGLYCLSMDFIAHAACRELPLYKVKKHAKHLGMLPSSEKNSWKFEEFIFDLFLYSKRCQTLVYPRQECFAPLKNFEGNHSLATVREALSERERQIFHKVTGKKLSPNTTFELEADFYYPSTSTFLHWENKAFFEEPFFEAS; encoded by the coding sequence ATGACCAACTCTGCAATCTTTCCATCGATCATGGAAATGTCCGTATTAACAGAAAAACTTAAATCTATAAATCAAGAACATCTTCTTGAGTTTTGGTCCTCTCTATCTTCAAAACAAAAACAACGCCTTTATAATCAAATAGTTTCCATAGATAATAATCTCTTTTTTAAGCAGCGTAAGCTCATCACTTCTCCAAGAAAAAAACCCAAAGATTTCCGTCCGTTAACTTCGTTTGCCTCTTCAGGGGAAATCCCAGAACGTACCCAAGTAGGAACAAAACTCTTAAAAGAAAAAAAAGTAGCCTGCGTTGTTCTTGCTGGTGGACAAGGATCTCGGTTAAAATATGACGGACCTAAAGGACTCTTCCCAGTATCTCCAATTAAAAAAAAGCCATTATTTCAATTAGTAGCAGAGAAGGTTAGAGCCGCAAGTAAACTTGCTAATCAGCCTCTTCCTTTAGCATTTATGACCTCTCCTCTAAACAACCGTCTGACACTCTCGTATTTTGAGTCCAATAACTATTTTCACTTAGACCCTGCTCAAGTTGATTTCTTCTGCCAGCCATTATGGCCTCTTCTTTCTTTATCGGGAGATCTCTTCTTAGAAGATAAAGATACACTCTCTCTAGGTCCTAATGGCAATGGCTGCCTAGCTACTCTTCTTTATACTTCGGGCTTATGGAAAAAATGGAAATCGGCTGGGATTGAAATGGTTAGTGTAATCCCTATTGATAATCCTCTTGCCTTGCCTTTCGATGTCGAACTTTGTGGTTTCCATGCTATAGAAAATAATGAAGTCTCCATAAAAGCAGCTCTCCGTCAAACTGCTATCGAAGATGTGGGAATTCTCATTGAATCCCACGACTCAGGAAAAACCTCTGTTATTGAATATTCAGAAATTCCACAACATGAGCGGTTTGCAACTAACCCAGATGGAACATTAAAATATGGACTAGCTAATATTGGATTATATTGCTTATCCATGGATTTCATTGCTCATGCTGCTTGTCGAGAACTCCCCCTATATAAAGTAAAAAAACATGCAAAGCACCTAGGCATGTTGCCTTCTTCAGAAAAAAATTCTTGGAAATTTGAAGAGTTTATCTTTGATTTATTTCTCTATAGCAAACGCTGTCAAACTCTTGTCTATCCACGTCAAGAATGTTTTGCTCCCCTAAAAAATTTTGAAGGAAATCATAGTTTAGCTACTGTCCGAGAAGCTCTATCCGAAAGAGAACGACAAATTTTTCACAAAGTCACAGGAAAAAAACTTTCTCCAAACACAACATTTGAATTAGAAGCGGACTTTTATTATCCTTCAACTTCTACTTTCCTGCATTGGGAAAATAAAGCGTTTTTCGAGGAACCATTTTTTGAGGCCTCATGA
- a CDS encoding CT620/CT621 family type III secretion system effector, whose amino-acid sequence MTIQPAYITFNRNITAALLGNQVDAPMELSQAAILFQQLDLKAKGLKRSLGLLQEVQPQRLPSVPYSEIPGNILELSPSSLISLPNQDPTDDEQKAILDNPNLASAQCYISGLEESFADWLTPVDQGGIADPSEAETELVREFQVKLSTLKQLFTVGSQPTEENYKALYALPREFVAAVEELQKTNSSLKNKVINFWNNLMLVYNSMVSLTYPVVDDLAAQMADLALNVETANRVISIIRQFAYSIKDFFTPLWNLNSSVRNTADTYTALEAGMSKTYILLGDLYRQLMEGYAPNSEDALPQEIKNGIDIFLKSLKDISLSLVQNQKCYLNNLLSFLFAYAVATEIAAEKSQINQSEVTTALNQEKAYWAQRCISDFDITTAFTALVSTPFTYFQVSLFDSNSTTNISGANPLFFKEAIEIVTTYGDIMSRDDYSKVLKGMEDSVQEIQNKINEWTTQSAELAKQKQGLDPSQLNYFDTMNADKKTFVESSPLQTIYKSLMLDKYLPNQQRILETLGDQMIFSNKAARYMNRLISVITAFQTSDVYYSMTIYLRQMNLQDLPDAIGKARDAFQKEGKRCATDRKRCQNAIEEIGKILEELETDTEITTTQKRELRLKLKDYRAQLEMLLRNLDSLDCFLKHVSLDPEQNPDDVDTAFVVKISNTTVPGYDRILSILESFVIEGGENAVVSGGAKQVLQSMESTQQDYTTFNQNQQLALQLESAAIQQEWTMVSAALALLNQIFAKLIRRI is encoded by the coding sequence GTGACAATACAACCTGCATACATTACTTTTAATCGCAATATTACAGCAGCACTGCTTGGTAATCAAGTGGATGCACCAATGGAATTGTCACAAGCTGCTATTCTTTTTCAGCAATTAGATTTAAAAGCGAAGGGGTTGAAGAGATCTTTGGGGTTGTTGCAGGAGGTGCAACCTCAGCGTTTACCTTCAGTTCCTTATTCTGAGATTCCTGGTAATATTCTTGAACTCTCTCCTTCTTCTCTGATTTCTTTGCCTAATCAAGATCCCACAGATGATGAACAGAAGGCAATTTTGGATAATCCGAATTTAGCTTCTGCACAATGTTATATTTCTGGGTTAGAGGAATCGTTTGCAGATTGGTTAACACCTGTAGATCAGGGAGGAATAGCTGATCCCTCCGAAGCTGAAACCGAACTTGTTCGGGAATTTCAAGTAAAACTCAGCACATTAAAACAGTTATTTACTGTGGGGAGTCAGCCTACAGAAGAAAATTATAAAGCATTGTATGCCTTACCAAGAGAGTTTGTCGCTGCGGTTGAGGAACTTCAAAAAACGAATTCTTCATTAAAAAATAAAGTAATCAATTTCTGGAATAACCTGATGTTAGTGTACAACTCGATGGTCTCACTTACCTATCCTGTTGTTGATGATCTAGCTGCGCAAATGGCGGACTTAGCTTTAAATGTTGAAACGGCTAATCGCGTGATTTCTATCATTCGGCAATTTGCGTATTCTATTAAAGATTTCTTTACACCTCTATGGAATCTTAATAGTAGTGTCAGGAATACAGCAGATACCTATACAGCTTTAGAAGCCGGTATGAGCAAGACGTATATCTTACTTGGAGATTTATACCGTCAGCTTATGGAAGGATATGCTCCGAATTCTGAAGACGCTCTTCCTCAAGAGATTAAAAACGGTATTGATATTTTTTTAAAGTCTCTTAAGGACATTTCATTAAGTCTGGTGCAAAATCAGAAATGTTATTTAAATAATCTGCTTTCTTTCTTATTTGCTTATGCTGTTGCAACGGAAATAGCTGCGGAGAAATCTCAAATTAACCAGAGTGAAGTAACCACAGCCCTTAATCAAGAGAAAGCTTACTGGGCTCAAAGATGTATTTCGGACTTTGATATTACTACAGCTTTTACAGCTTTAGTATCTACTCCTTTTACCTATTTCCAGGTGAGTCTTTTTGATAGTAATAGTACTACGAATATATCTGGGGCAAATCCTCTGTTCTTTAAAGAGGCTATTGAGATTGTTACGACCTATGGCGATATCATGTCTCGAGATGATTACTCAAAGGTTCTTAAAGGAATGGAAGACAGTGTTCAGGAAATTCAAAATAAAATTAATGAATGGACAACACAATCTGCAGAGTTGGCAAAGCAAAAGCAGGGCTTAGACCCTTCCCAATTGAATTATTTCGATACGATGAATGCGGATAAAAAGACTTTCGTTGAAAGTTCTCCTTTGCAAACGATTTATAAATCTTTGATGCTAGATAAGTATTTACCTAATCAACAACGGATTTTAGAGACCTTGGGGGATCAAATGATCTTTTCCAACAAGGCAGCACGTTATATGAATAGGTTGATTAGTGTTATTACTGCTTTTCAAACATCGGATGTGTATTATTCTATGACAATTTATTTACGTCAGATGAATTTGCAAGATCTTCCTGATGCTATTGGAAAGGCACGAGATGCTTTCCAGAAAGAGGGAAAGCGTTGTGCTACGGACAGGAAGCGCTGTCAGAATGCAATCGAAGAAATTGGTAAAATTTTAGAAGAATTAGAGACAGATACTGAGATCACCACAACACAAAAACGAGAATTGCGATTGAAACTGAAGGATTATCGTGCACAATTAGAGATGTTATTGCGTAATTTAGATAGTTTGGATTGTTTCCTTAAACATGTAAGCTTGGACCCCGAACAAAATCCTGATGATGTTGATACAGCTTTTGTTGTGAAAATATCAAATACTACGGTTCCTGGATATGATCGTATTCTTTCTATTTTAGAAAGTTTTGTGATTGAAGGTGGTGAGAATGCTGTGGTTTCTGGTGGCGCGAAGCAGGTATTACAGAGCATGGAGTCTACTCAACAGGATTATACTACATTTAATCAAAACCAACAGCTTGCCTTACAGTTGGAATCAGCAGCGATTCAACAAGAGTGGACTATGGTTAGTGCTGCTTTAGCATTACTGAATCAAATATTTGCCAAATTAATACGTAGAATTTAG